From one Triticum urartu cultivar G1812 chromosome 3, Tu2.1, whole genome shotgun sequence genomic stretch:
- the LOC125542581 gene encoding indole-2-monooxygenase-like, with the protein MANLVQELMLETPPRAWFLFLLPLLLLSLHHWFTRKTGSTGQRLPPSPPALPIIGHLHLVGALPHVSLRDLARKHGPDVMLLRLGAVPTLVVSSPRAAEAVLRTHDHVLASRPRSVVSDIIMYGSSDIAFAPYGEYWRQARKLVTTHMLSVKKVQSFRSAGAEEVSMSMAKINEAATASGTVDMSELLNSFSNDMACRIVSGKFFLKDGRSKLFRELINDTSRLLGGFNLEEYFPALGRVGVLKRAVCAKAERVRNRWADLLDKVIDDRVSKRKSASDHKDGDFVDILLSVQQEYDLTREHMKALLTDVFFGATDTSANVLEFTLAELMRRPHFMRKLQDEVRSIIPRGQEIVSEADMNNMVYLRAVIKESLRLYPVAPLLAPHLAMADCTIHGYMVPAGTRVVVNAWAVGRDSSSWEDAEEFVPERFTDEGNATNVNFKGNDFQFLPFGAGRRICPGINLGIANVELMLANLVNHFDWELPVGVEKKDIDMTEVFGLTVRRKEKLLLIPKSRM; encoded by the exons ATGGCAAACCTCGTGCAGGAGCTCATGCTAGAGACGCCCCCGCGGGCATGGTTTCTGTTCctgctccccctcctcctcttgtCTCTGCATCACTGGTTCACCAGAAAGACAGGATCAACAGGGCAGCGCCTCCCACCTTCGCCGCCGGCGCTGCCCATAATCGGGCACTTGCACCTCGTCGGCGCCCTCCCACACGTCTCCCTCCGTGACCTGGCCAGGAAGCACGGTCCGGACGTGATGCTCCTCCGGCTGGGCGCCGTGCCCACCCTCGTCGTGTCCTCTCCACGCGCCGCAGAGGCAGTGCTGCGCACGCACGACCACGTCCTGGCGTCGCGGCCACGCTCCGTTGTCTCCGACATCATCATGTACGGCTCCTCTGACATTGCCTTCGCGCCATACGGCGAGTACTGGCGGCAGGCAAGGAAGCTTGTCACCACCCACATGCTGAGTGTTAAGAAGGTGCAGTCTTTTCGCAGCGCCGGCGCGGAGGAG GTCAGCATGTCGATGGCCAAGATCAACGAGGCAGCCACAGCTAGTGGTACAGTCGACATGAGCGAGCTGCTCAACTCATTCTCGAATGACATGGCGTGCCGTATCGTGTCGGGCAAGTTCTTCCTGAAAGATGGACGGAGCAAGTTGTTCCGGGAACTCATCAACGACACCTCACGGCTTCTGGGCGGGTTCAACTTGGAGGAGTACttcccagcattgggtagggtagGAGTGCTTAAGAGGGCGGTGTGTGCCAAGGCCGAAAGAGTGAGGAACAGATGGGCTGATCTGCTGGACAAGGTGATCGACGATCGTGTGAGCAAGCGTAAATCAGCGTCTGATCACAAGGATGGCGACTTCGTAGATATTCTGTTGTCTGTTCAGCAGGAGTATGATCTCACAAGAGAGCACATGAAAGCTCTCCTCACG GATGTATTTTTCGGTGCAACAGACACGTCAGCTAACGTCCTCGAATTCACCTTGGCTGAGCTCATGAGAAGGCCACACTTCATGCGGAAGCTACAAGATGAAGTAAGGAGTATCATACCCCGGGGACAAGAAATTGTGAGCGAAGCTGATATGAACAACATGGTGTACCTAAGAGCAGTAATAAAAGAGTCTCTCAGGCTGTATCCTGTTGCGCCTCTCCTTGCTCCGCACCTGGCCATGGCTGATTGTACCATCCATGGATACATGGTTCCTGCTGGGACACGTGTCGTCGTCAATGCATGGGCCGTTGGGAGGGATTCAAGCTCCTGGGAGGATGCGGAAGAATTCGTACCTGAAAGATTTACAGATGAAGGCAACGCTACGAATGTTAACTTCAAAGGGAATGATTTTCAGTTCTTGCCGTTCGGGGCAGGACGAAGGATATGCCCTGGTATAAACCTCGGAATCGCAAATGTTGAGCTTATGTTAGCAAACCTCGTGAACCATTTTGATTGGGAACTTCCGGTTGGGGTTGAGAAAAAAGATATCGATATGACAGAGGTGTTCGGGCTAACCGTTCGTAGGAAGGAGAAACTATTGTTGATTCCAAAATCACGCATGTAA